The following proteins are co-located in the Candidatus Nitrotoga sp. AM1P genome:
- a CDS encoding PAS domain S-box protein — MNPKDPLPPEDSNEKVSALIETLRHTEQRLEELTAGEVDTVADHDGRPFLLRRAQDHMRHSEAAILNALPAHVALLDVQGLIVSVNEAWRRFASTNAIQGQGHGIGANYLEVCDSARGEGAFEAHQAAAGIRSVLGGGVKNFSLEYSCHLPTEQYWFLLTVAPLADDHPNGVVVMHLNITERKKVAQELHESQRRFSDLLGNIELISLMLDCEGKITYCNEYLLRLTDWQLGEVIGRNWFELFIPPEVNDLRSSLFVALLANQPGTRHHENEILTRSGERRLIRWNNSVLRSGAGDVIGTASIGEDITERKKAQASIIYLNRVYAMLSGINTLIVRVRELDEVFRETCRIAVEVGGFRMALIAIVDQNTLKTVPIASAGKDEALLAAIKDILSSSETAPNTMLARAVREKKSVVANDSKNDPRVLFNKKYIESEVRSMAVLPLIVSDEVAGVFALYASESEFFHEEEMKLLTELTGDIAFAIDHIKKEQQLNYLAYYDVVTGLPNRTLIHDRLDQGVMAARRNKWLLAVLSVSLDNFKVVIRYVRAQYRRRSAAGSCTPPHGLFG, encoded by the coding sequence ATGAACCCAAAAGACCCGTTACCTCCGGAAGACTCGAATGAGAAAGTTTCTGCGTTAATCGAGACGCTACGCCATACCGAGCAACGCTTGGAGGAACTAACAGCAGGGGAAGTGGATACGGTGGCGGATCATGATGGCCGGCCATTCTTGCTGCGGCGCGCCCAGGATCACATGCGTCACAGCGAGGCCGCCATTCTCAACGCATTGCCCGCGCATGTCGCTTTGCTTGATGTCCAAGGACTTATCGTATCGGTGAACGAGGCATGGCGGCGATTTGCCAGTACGAATGCGATCCAGGGCCAAGGGCATGGGATCGGCGCTAATTACCTGGAGGTTTGCGATAGTGCAAGAGGAGAGGGCGCATTTGAAGCGCATCAGGCCGCTGCAGGGATTCGATCAGTACTGGGTGGCGGCGTTAAAAATTTTTCGCTTGAATATTCCTGTCATTTGCCAACAGAACAGTACTGGTTCCTGTTGACGGTAGCCCCCCTCGCTGATGATCATCCGAATGGCGTTGTGGTCATGCACTTGAACATAACGGAGCGAAAAAAGGTCGCGCAGGAACTGCACGAAAGCCAACGTCGCTTTAGCGACCTGTTGGGAAATATAGAGTTGATTTCATTGATGCTCGACTGCGAAGGGAAGATTACGTACTGTAACGAGTATTTATTGCGCCTGACCGATTGGCAACTCGGGGAAGTTATCGGGCGAAACTGGTTTGAGCTTTTCATACCACCAGAAGTTAACGATTTAAGAAGCTCTTTGTTCGTGGCGCTCCTTGCTAACCAGCCCGGAACAAGGCATCACGAGAACGAGATCCTTACACGTTCGGGTGAGCGCCGGTTAATTCGCTGGAACAATTCGGTGTTACGCTCGGGAGCCGGTGATGTGATCGGAACGGCTAGCATCGGCGAAGACATCACTGAACGTAAGAAAGCGCAAGCCAGTATCATCTATCTCAACCGTGTATATGCCATGCTCAGTGGTATCAACACGCTCATCGTACGGGTGCGCGAGCTCGACGAAGTGTTCCGGGAAACGTGCCGGATAGCGGTCGAAGTAGGTGGATTCCGCATGGCCTTGATAGCCATTGTGGATCAAAACACCCTGAAAACTGTCCCGATCGCCTCTGCGGGCAAAGACGAGGCGCTCCTGGCTGCGATTAAAGACATATTGTCATCAAGTGAGACTGCACCCAATACCATGCTCGCGCGGGCGGTAAGAGAGAAAAAATCCGTCGTGGCCAACGATTCGAAAAACGATCCCAGAGTTTTGTTCAACAAGAAGTATATCGAATCAGAAGTTCGTTCGATGGCTGTTTTGCCACTCATTGTTTCGGATGAAGTAGCAGGTGTATTTGCGCTGTACGCTAGCGAGAGTGAATTCTTCCATGAGGAAGAAATGAAGCTGTTGACCGAATTGACTGGCGACATCGCATTTGCGATTGATCACATCAAAAAAGAGCAGCAGCTAAATTATCTGGCTTACTACGACGTCGTCACCGGACTGCCCAACCGTACCCTGATTCACGACCGCCTGGATCAAGGGGTGATGGCGGCACGGCGTAACAAGTGGCTGTTGGCGGTATTGTCAGTCAGTTTAGATAATTTCAAGGTGGTCATTAGATACGTTAGGGCACAGTATCGGCGACGGTCTGCTGCAGGAAGTTGCACGCCGCCTCACGGCCTGTTTGGATGA